Proteins encoded by one window of Actinomycetes bacterium:
- a CDS encoding glycoside hydrolase family 13 protein, with product MTSGPALDPTTDRSWWRHGVVYQIYVRSFADADGDGIGDLAGIRQHLPHLVDLGVDALWLTPYYPSPQADGGYDVADYRAVDPQFGDLADFDALVAEAHRLDLRVVVDIVPNHTSDQHPWFQVALAAGPGSPERARYHFRPGKGPDGDQPPNDWLATFGGDAWTRVTEPDGTPGEWYLHLFTPEQPDLNWEHPEVVAEFEDVLRFWLDRGVDGFRIDVAHGLAKQAGLPDAGENRFVSLMQTEIPPLPMWDQDGVHAIYQGWRRVLDSYPGDRMTVGEVWLGDPHRVARYTRPDELHQAFNFRWLFTPFVAEQFRDAIDASLRESYASGAPVTWVLGNHDVVRPATRYGDPKHPDSGLRRARAALLTMLALPGAAYLYQGEELGLPEVDDLPEEVLQDPIWERTGHLARGRDGCRVPIPWSGEQPPYGFGPDGSKPWLPQPESWAALSVAAEREDPASTLSLVRRALRLRREVPWDAGFEWVPVDDPHVLAFRRGSGLVCAINMGSRPARFDARGGVSIASGPVEGHHLLPPETAAWFVG from the coding sequence GTGACCTCCGGACCCGCCCTGGACCCCACAACCGACCGCTCCTGGTGGCGCCACGGCGTCGTCTACCAGATCTACGTGCGTTCGTTCGCCGACGCCGACGGCGACGGCATCGGGGACCTGGCCGGCATCCGGCAGCACCTACCGCACCTGGTCGACCTCGGCGTCGACGCGCTGTGGCTCACCCCGTACTATCCCTCCCCGCAGGCGGACGGCGGCTACGACGTCGCCGACTACCGGGCCGTCGACCCGCAGTTCGGTGACCTGGCCGACTTCGACGCGCTGGTCGCCGAGGCGCACCGGCTGGACCTGCGGGTGGTCGTCGACATCGTCCCGAACCACACCTCCGACCAGCACCCCTGGTTCCAGGTCGCGCTGGCCGCCGGGCCGGGCTCGCCGGAGCGGGCCCGCTACCACTTCCGTCCCGGGAAGGGCCCGGACGGCGACCAGCCGCCCAACGACTGGCTGGCCACCTTCGGCGGCGACGCCTGGACCCGGGTCACCGAGCCGGACGGCACCCCGGGCGAGTGGTACCTGCACCTGTTCACCCCGGAGCAGCCCGACCTCAACTGGGAGCACCCCGAGGTGGTCGCCGAGTTCGAGGACGTCCTGCGGTTCTGGCTGGACCGCGGGGTGGACGGCTTCCGGATCGACGTGGCGCACGGGCTGGCGAAGCAGGCCGGTCTGCCGGACGCCGGGGAGAACCGCTTCGTCAGCCTGATGCAGACCGAGATCCCGCCGCTGCCGATGTGGGACCAGGACGGCGTGCACGCGATCTACCAGGGCTGGCGGCGGGTGCTCGACTCTTACCCCGGCGACCGGATGACGGTCGGCGAGGTGTGGCTCGGCGACCCGCACCGGGTGGCCCGGTACACCCGACCCGACGAGCTGCACCAGGCGTTCAACTTCCGCTGGCTGTTCACCCCGTTCGTGGCCGAGCAGTTCCGCGACGCGATCGACGCGTCGCTGCGCGAGTCATACGCGTCCGGGGCGCCGGTGACCTGGGTGCTGGGTAACCACGACGTGGTCCGGCCGGCCACCCGCTACGGCGACCCCAAACATCCCGACAGCGGGCTGCGCCGGGCCCGCGCGGCCCTGCTCACCATGCTCGCTCTGCCAGGGGCCGCCTACCTGTACCAGGGCGAGGAGCTCGGCCTGCCCGAGGTCGACGACCTGCCCGAGGAGGTGCTGCAGGACCCGATCTGGGAGCGCACCGGGCACCTGGCCCGTGGCCGGGACGGCTGCCGGGTCCCGATCCCCTGGTCGGGCGAGCAGCCGCCGTACGGCTTCGGCCCGGACGGCTCGAAGCCGTGGCTGCCGCAGCCGGAGTCGTGGGCCGCCCTCTCGGTGGCCGCCGAGCGCGAGGACCCGGCGTCCACCCTGTCGCTGGTTCGCCGGGCGCTGCGGCTACGCCGCGAGGTCCCCTGGGACGCCGGCTTCGAGTGGGTGCCCGTGGACGACCCGCACGTGCTGGCCTTCCGGCGGGGGAGCGGGCTGGTCTGCGCCATCAACATGGGCAGCCGCCCCGCCCGGTTCGACGCTCGGGGCGGGGTGTCCATCGCCAGCGGGCCGGTCGAGGGCCACCACCTGCTGCCCCCGGAGACCGCGGCCTGGTTCGTCGGCTGA
- a CDS encoding globin, translating into MSEEATPYQAMGGHETFVQLVHRFYEGVADDPVLRPMYPDEDLGPAEQRLLMFLEQYWGGPRTYSDQRGHPRLRMRHAPYAVTPLAREHWLTHMQVAVDELGLAPELHQQLWGYLVMAADSMVNAFE; encoded by the coding sequence ATGAGCGAGGAGGCCACCCCGTACCAGGCCATGGGCGGCCACGAGACGTTCGTCCAGCTGGTCCACCGCTTCTACGAAGGGGTGGCCGACGACCCGGTCCTGCGCCCCATGTACCCCGACGAGGACCTCGGCCCGGCCGAGCAGCGGCTGCTGATGTTCCTCGAGCAGTACTGGGGCGGGCCACGCACCTACTCCGACCAGCGCGGGCACCCGCGGCTGCGCATGAGGCACGCTCCCTACGCCGTGACCCCGCTGGCGCGCGAGCACTGGCTGACGCACATGCAGGTCGCGGTGGACGAGCTCGGCCTGGCGCCGGAGCTGCACCAGCAGCTGTGGGGCTACCTCGTCATGGCGGCCGACAGTATGGTGAACGCCTTCGAGTAG
- a CDS encoding mechanosensitive ion channel family protein — MPGIVPAFLLAGGSCAEGDGTFCGWVHQVTGQEWVGLAAAWLLATPLTILAILLLAFLARHLVHRVIDRTVAHAIKGESALLRGRTAAVFESSPLAAERRTQRAQAVGSVLRSISTGVILGVAALTVMDVLGIPIGPLLASAGIAGVALGFGAQTLVRDFISGIFMIIEDQYGIGDVIDMGQASGTVEEVGLRVTRLRDAEGTVWHVRNGEVVRVGNRSQGWSRALVDIAVPPDADLDVVRSAMLRVATDVYENEPSFADAITAPPEVLGVESMARDSTVVRLAVTTTPDQRAAVARELRLRIKTELDRLGIAFPATTPATPAPPVRPT; from the coding sequence GTGCCCGGCATCGTGCCCGCCTTTCTGCTCGCCGGCGGCAGCTGCGCCGAGGGGGACGGGACCTTCTGCGGCTGGGTGCACCAGGTCACCGGGCAGGAATGGGTCGGTCTAGCCGCCGCCTGGCTGCTGGCCACGCCGCTGACCATCCTGGCCATCCTGCTGCTGGCCTTCCTGGCCCGGCACCTGGTGCACCGGGTGATCGACCGGACGGTCGCCCATGCGATCAAGGGGGAGAGTGCGCTGCTGCGCGGCCGCACCGCCGCGGTGTTCGAGTCCAGCCCGCTGGCGGCGGAGCGGCGCACCCAGCGGGCCCAGGCGGTCGGCTCGGTGCTGCGCAGCATCTCCACCGGAGTGATCCTCGGGGTGGCCGCCCTGACCGTCATGGACGTGCTGGGCATCCCGATCGGGCCGCTGCTGGCCAGCGCCGGGATCGCCGGGGTGGCGCTGGGCTTCGGGGCGCAGACCCTCGTGCGGGACTTCATCTCCGGCATCTTCATGATCATCGAGGATCAGTACGGCATCGGTGACGTCATCGACATGGGCCAGGCCAGCGGCACCGTCGAGGAGGTCGGGCTGCGGGTGACCCGGCTGCGCGACGCCGAGGGCACGGTGTGGCACGTGCGCAACGGCGAGGTGGTGCGGGTGGGCAACCGCAGCCAGGGCTGGAGCCGTGCGCTGGTCGACATCGCAGTGCCGCCGGACGCCGACCTGGACGTCGTCCGGTCGGCCATGCTCCGCGTCGCCACCGACGTCTACGAGAACGAGCCGTCGTTCGCCGACGCGATCACCGCGCCGCCGGAGGTGCTCGGCGTCGAGTCGATGGCCAGGGACTCGACCGTGGTGCGGCTCGCGGTCACCACCACGCCGGACCAGCGGGCCGCCGTCGCCCGCGAGCTGCGGCTGCGCATCAAGACCGAGCTGGACCGCCTCGGCATCGCCTTCCCGGCCACCACGCCGGCGACGCCGGCACCCCCCGTCCGTCCTACCTGA
- a CDS encoding prolyl oligopeptidase family serine peptidase — MRRDDYPQTQRLDLVEELHGRPVADPYRALEDAADAATEAWSQAQDALFERQRAHWPGRDRLRTRVQQLLAAGVITAPVWRGERQFLMRRTAEQEHAVLLTIDPDGTERTLIDPMAIDPSGLTTLDAWQPSKEGDRLAYQLSEGGTEESVVRVVDVVDGTLLDGPIDRARYSPIAWLPGGAAYYYVRRLPPEEVPAGEEQFHRRVYLHRVSSDPADDVLVFGEGRKATEYYGVSVSMDGRWLQVSAAEGTAPRNDLWLADLEASPLEAALLVPVQVGVDAQTGLHVGRDGRLYVFTDLDATRSRLAVTTPDQPTAEHWVDLLPEDPVAVLDGFAILDGDELADPVLLASWTRHAVSEVTVHRLADGRCTGEVPLPGLGSISGIVERPEGGHEAWFGYTDHTTPSTVQHYDASTGETTLWATAPGAVEVPNVRTEQVTYTSTDGTPVRMFVMSRDGVAAGPRPTILYGYGGFGVPLTPAYAATILSWVEAGGVYAIANLRGGSEEGESWHRAGMLGHKQNVFDDFHAAAEYLVAQGWTTPQQLGISGGSNGGLLVGAALTQRPDLYAAVVCSAPLLDMARYEKFGLGATWNVEYGSAEDPEQLGWLLSYSPYHQVREGVAYPAVLFTVFDGDTRVDPLHARKMCAALQHATTSDAPVLMRREKNVGHGARAVSRAVDLTVDTLAFLADQTGLSLD; from the coding sequence ATGAGACGAGACGACTACCCCCAGACCCAGCGACTCGACCTGGTCGAGGAGCTGCACGGACGGCCCGTGGCCGACCCCTACCGGGCCCTCGAGGACGCCGCCGACGCCGCGACCGAGGCCTGGTCGCAGGCCCAGGACGCCCTGTTCGAACGGCAGCGCGCCCACTGGCCCGGCCGGGACCGGCTGCGCACCCGGGTGCAGCAGCTGCTGGCCGCCGGCGTCATCACGGCGCCGGTCTGGCGCGGCGAGCGGCAGTTCCTCATGCGCCGGACCGCCGAGCAGGAGCATGCCGTCCTGCTGACCATCGACCCGGACGGCACCGAGCGCACCCTCATCGACCCGATGGCCATCGACCCGTCGGGGCTGACCACGCTGGACGCGTGGCAGCCGTCCAAGGAGGGTGACCGGCTCGCCTACCAGCTGTCGGAGGGCGGCACCGAGGAGTCCGTCGTCCGGGTGGTCGACGTGGTCGATGGAACGCTGCTGGACGGGCCGATCGACCGGGCCCGCTACTCCCCCATCGCCTGGCTGCCGGGCGGCGCGGCGTACTACTACGTCCGCCGACTGCCACCGGAGGAGGTGCCGGCCGGCGAGGAGCAGTTCCACCGCCGGGTGTACCTACACCGGGTGAGCAGCGACCCGGCCGACGATGTCCTGGTCTTCGGGGAGGGCCGCAAGGCCACCGAGTATTACGGGGTCTCGGTCTCCATGGACGGCCGCTGGCTCCAGGTCTCGGCGGCGGAGGGCACCGCCCCCCGCAACGACCTGTGGCTCGCCGACCTCGAGGCGTCGCCGCTCGAGGCAGCCCTGCTGGTGCCCGTGCAGGTGGGGGTCGACGCCCAGACCGGCCTACACGTGGGCCGCGACGGCCGGCTGTACGTGTTCACCGACCTCGACGCGACGCGCAGCCGGCTGGCCGTGACCACGCCCGACCAGCCCACCGCCGAGCACTGGGTCGACCTGCTTCCGGAGGACCCGGTCGCGGTGCTCGACGGCTTCGCGATCCTGGACGGCGATGAGCTGGCCGACCCGGTGCTGCTCGCATCGTGGACCCGGCACGCGGTCAGCGAGGTGACCGTGCACCGGCTGGCCGACGGCCGGTGCACCGGCGAGGTGCCGCTGCCGGGGCTCGGCTCGATCAGCGGGATCGTGGAGCGCCCCGAGGGCGGCCACGAGGCCTGGTTCGGCTACACCGACCACACCACGCCGTCGACCGTGCAGCACTACGACGCGAGCACCGGCGAGACCACCCTGTGGGCCACCGCGCCGGGCGCCGTCGAGGTGCCCAACGTGCGCACCGAGCAGGTCACCTACACCTCGACCGACGGCACGCCGGTGCGGATGTTCGTCATGTCCCGCGACGGCGTCGCGGCCGGGCCGCGCCCGACGATCCTGTACGGGTACGGCGGGTTCGGGGTGCCGCTCACGCCGGCCTACGCCGCGACCATCCTCAGCTGGGTCGAGGCGGGGGGCGTCTACGCCATCGCGAACCTGCGCGGCGGGTCCGAGGAGGGTGAGTCCTGGCACCGGGCCGGCATGCTCGGCCACAAGCAGAACGTCTTCGACGACTTCCACGCGGCTGCCGAGTACCTGGTGGCGCAGGGCTGGACGACGCCGCAGCAGCTGGGCATCTCGGGCGGCTCGAACGGCGGGCTGCTCGTCGGCGCCGCCCTGACCCAGCGCCCGGACCTGTACGCCGCGGTGGTGTGCTCGGCGCCACTGCTCGACATGGCGCGGTACGAGAAGTTCGGGCTCGGTGCCACCTGGAACGTCGAGTACGGCAGCGCGGAGGACCCGGAGCAGCTGGGCTGGCTGCTGTCCTACTCGCCATACCACCAGGTGCGCGAGGGCGTCGCCTACCCCGCCGTCCTGTTCACCGTGTTCGACGGCGACACCCGGGTCGACCCGCTGCACGCGCGCAAGATGTGCGCCGCCCTGCAGCACGCGACGACGTCCGACGCGCCCGTGCTGATGCGCCGGGAGAAGAACGTCGGCCACGGGGCCCGGGCGGTGAGCCGCGCGGTCGACCTGACCGTCGACACACTGGCCTTCCTGGCCGATCAGACCGGCCTGTCCCTCGACTGA
- a CDS encoding HNH endonuclease: MGMTLVLNATYEPLAVVPLRRAIVLVLAEKATIVESSGRLVRSERLQVPAPTVVRLSHFVRLPYRHSVPLSRRAILERDRHRCAYCGQRANSVDHVVPRSRGGGHEWANVVAACSRCNHKKGSHLLAELGWRLPFVPAQPPATIALLVGLSSGQDVWERYLGPVHVHPHGELAAGGAAGTAAAG, translated from the coding sequence GTGGGCATGACCCTGGTGCTCAACGCCACCTACGAGCCGCTCGCCGTCGTGCCCCTGCGCCGCGCCATCGTGCTCGTGCTGGCCGAGAAGGCCACCATCGTGGAGTCGTCCGGCCGGCTGGTCCGCTCGGAGCGGCTGCAGGTGCCGGCCCCCACGGTGGTCCGACTCAGCCACTTCGTGCGGTTGCCCTACCGGCACTCGGTGCCGCTGTCCCGGCGCGCGATCCTGGAGCGGGACCGGCACCGCTGCGCCTACTGCGGGCAGCGGGCGAACTCGGTGGACCACGTCGTCCCCCGCTCGCGCGGCGGTGGCCACGAGTGGGCCAACGTGGTGGCGGCCTGCAGCCGGTGCAACCACAAGAAGGGCAGCCACCTGCTGGCCGAGCTGGGCTGGCGGCTGCCGTTCGTCCCTGCGCAGCCACCGGCCACCATCGCGCTGCTCGTCGGGCTGTCGTCCGGGCAGGACGTCTGGGAGCGGTACCTAGGCCCGGTCCATGTCCACCCGCACGGCGAGCTGGCCGCCGGAGGTGCCGCGGGTACGGCGGCTGCCGGCTGA
- a CDS encoding LapA family protein: MAERPPSGRSISASWRQDWRLRAGVGGVLAVLGIWFVVENSETTRVQLFFWTVSVPLIWVLLAMVLLGVLIDRLVIWRRGRGRARP; encoded by the coding sequence ATGGCAGAGCGGCCGCCGTCGGGACGGTCCATCTCCGCGAGCTGGCGCCAGGACTGGCGGCTACGCGCCGGTGTCGGGGGCGTGCTGGCCGTGCTGGGCATCTGGTTCGTGGTGGAGAACAGCGAGACCACCCGGGTGCAGCTGTTCTTCTGGACCGTGAGCGTGCCACTCATCTGGGTGCTGCTGGCCATGGTGCTGCTCGGCGTCCTCATCGACCGACTGGTGATCTGGCGGCGCGGTCGAGGCCGCGCCCGCCCTTGA
- a CDS encoding HAMP domain-containing sensor histidine kinase, producing the protein MPPTGLAGPDGPAPDDEVDGPEGESADFPPPRPVRSRLRLAILGATAGALVLFALPLALAIRTVYTEEAATALQREAGRIVALVPDEQLTQPDRIRQPDDRAESLGVYDPTGRRVSGTGPEVSRQAAAAVASGVATTGREGAELASFLPVRADGQPAVVVRAALPWSTVTGRVLRAWALMGLLVLLVLGVAWWVADRLARRLAAPLERLADSAATLGQGGFGLRVPPSGIHEVDVVGGVLEDSGRRLGELFRRERAFSADASHQLRTPLTALRLTLESGAVDQDADVAGVVDEALVQVDRLEQTVDDLLTLARDLPGEGQPAPVAAVVHQLVALHRPNCESAGRRLEVQVPPGLPEVDFPEPALRQVLEVLVDNACRHGAGTVRVAARTAGTGVAVEVCDQGRLPDGDLERLFARRSPQASGSGIGLALARSLIEADGARLAVQRRADGTTFTVLMAAAPVADDSA; encoded by the coding sequence GTGCCGCCGACCGGTCTCGCCGGTCCCGACGGTCCGGCCCCCGACGACGAAGTCGACGGCCCCGAGGGCGAGTCGGCCGACTTCCCCCCGCCGCGGCCGGTCCGGAGCCGACTGCGGCTGGCCATCCTCGGGGCCACCGCCGGCGCGCTCGTGCTGTTCGCGTTGCCGCTCGCGCTGGCGATCCGCACCGTCTACACCGAGGAGGCCGCGACCGCGCTGCAGCGGGAGGCCGGGCGGATCGTGGCCCTGGTGCCGGACGAACAGCTGACGCAGCCGGACCGGATCCGGCAGCCGGACGACCGCGCCGAGTCGCTCGGGGTGTACGACCCCACCGGACGCCGGGTGTCCGGCACCGGCCCGGAGGTCAGCCGGCAGGCGGCCGCGGCCGTCGCGTCCGGCGTCGCGACAACCGGCCGGGAGGGCGCCGAGCTGGCCTCCTTCCTGCCGGTTCGGGCCGACGGGCAGCCCGCCGTGGTGGTCCGGGCGGCGCTGCCCTGGTCCACCGTGACCGGCCGGGTGCTGCGCGCCTGGGCGCTCATGGGTCTGCTGGTGCTGCTGGTGCTGGGGGTGGCCTGGTGGGTGGCCGACCGGCTGGCCCGGCGACTGGCCGCCCCGCTGGAGCGGCTTGCCGACAGCGCGGCCACCCTCGGGCAGGGCGGGTTCGGCCTGCGGGTGCCACCGTCCGGGATCCACGAGGTCGACGTCGTGGGCGGGGTGCTGGAGGACTCGGGCCGCCGCCTGGGCGAGTTGTTCCGGCGGGAGCGGGCCTTCTCGGCGGACGCCTCTCACCAGCTGCGGACGCCGCTGACCGCGCTGCGGCTGACGCTGGAGTCCGGCGCGGTCGACCAGGACGCCGACGTCGCGGGCGTGGTCGACGAGGCGCTCGTCCAGGTGGACCGGCTCGAGCAGACCGTCGACGACCTGCTCACCCTGGCCCGTGACCTGCCCGGCGAGGGGCAGCCGGCTCCGGTGGCCGCCGTGGTCCACCAGCTCGTGGCCCTGCACCGCCCGAACTGCGAGTCGGCCGGACGGCGGCTGGAGGTGCAGGTGCCCCCTGGGCTGCCCGAGGTCGACTTCCCCGAGCCGGCGCTGCGGCAGGTGCTCGAGGTGCTCGTCGACAACGCGTGCCGGCACGGGGCGGGCACCGTACGCGTCGCGGCCCGCACCGCCGGCACCGGGGTGGCCGTGGAGGTGTGCGACCAGGGGCGGCTGCCCGACGGCGATCTCGAACGGCTGTTCGCCCGCCGCTCGCCGCAGGCCAGCGGCAGCGGCATCGGCCTGGCGCTGGCCCGCTCCCTGATCGAGGCGGACGGCGCGCGGCTCGCCGTCCAGCGTCGTGCGGACGGCACGACGTTCACCGTGTTGATGGCCGCCGCCCCCGTCGCGGACGACAGTGCCTAG
- a CDS encoding response regulator transcription factor, producing the protein MTNPVILVVEDDEGISGPLSRALQGQGYATRVAGTAAGALAAADEDPSPDLVLLDLGLPDLDGVELARRLRERIPLTVIVMLTARSTEVDIVVGLDAGADDYVTKPFRLAELLARVRAHLRRGSVDERATPLSAGGVECDPSARRCYVGDVEVTLRPREFDLLAALMSRAGDAVSRDELMSTVWDAHWYGSTKTLDMHVSSLRRKLSAAGASDGCITTMRGYGYRFERDPVDSREMT; encoded by the coding sequence GTGACCAACCCGGTGATCCTCGTGGTCGAGGACGATGAGGGGATCAGCGGGCCGTTGTCCAGGGCACTCCAGGGGCAGGGCTACGCCACCCGGGTCGCCGGCACGGCCGCGGGTGCGCTGGCCGCCGCGGACGAGGACCCGTCCCCCGACCTGGTGCTGCTCGACCTCGGGCTGCCCGACCTGGACGGCGTGGAGTTGGCCCGCCGGCTGCGGGAGCGGATCCCCCTCACGGTGATCGTCATGCTCACCGCGCGCTCGACCGAGGTCGACATCGTCGTCGGCCTGGACGCCGGGGCCGACGACTACGTGACCAAGCCGTTCCGGCTGGCCGAGCTGCTGGCCAGGGTCCGGGCGCACCTGCGCCGGGGGAGCGTCGACGAGCGGGCCACCCCGCTGTCCGCGGGCGGGGTCGAGTGCGATCCGAGCGCCCGGCGCTGCTACGTCGGCGACGTGGAGGTCACCTTGCGCCCCCGCGAGTTCGACCTGCTGGCCGCGCTGATGTCCCGGGCGGGGGACGCGGTGAGCCGTGACGAGCTGATGAGCACGGTGTGGGACGCCCACTGGTACGGGTCCACGAAGACCCTCGACATGCACGTCTCCTCGTTGCGCCGCAAGCTGTCCGCGGCTGGGGCCAGCGACGGCTGCATCACGACCATGCGCGGATACGGGTACCGCTTCGAGCGCGACCCGGTCGACTCCAGGGAGATGACGTGA
- a CDS encoding amidase, translating into MSELHDLTALEQAAVIRRREVSPVELAEHYLRRTERLDAQLGAFITVTPELALEQARAAERAVLNADDPQRLPVLHGVPVPVKDLHFVAGVRCTLGSRSYDLTPLGDDNVVQAMRAGGLVFTGKTNTPEFGLPCYTESEVAPPARTPWDLTRSAGGSSGGAAAAVAGGLAPAAQGSDGGGSIRIPASVSGLVGIKTSRGRVSNGPLRDAVGDLAVCGPLARTVADAAALLDVMAVPFPGDPYVAPPLPPGETFLGHAGREPGRLRIGRYHTPVIVDTDVHPDCVAAYDGASELLAGLGHEVVDVAPPFGPELVPQFEVLWSVLALLTPVAPEQEPLLLPLTRWLRGRGAGFDAITLAGAVSMIRLAARAAMAATVGFDAVLTPTLARPPALVGGLRDDDDPAADFEAQKRFTPFTAPYNLTGQPAITLPLHWTEDSLPIGVQLVGRQGGEATLIALAAQLEAARPWRQRTPACW; encoded by the coding sequence GTGAGCGAGCTGCACGATCTGACCGCGCTTGAGCAGGCCGCCGTGATCCGCCGCCGGGAGGTGTCCCCGGTGGAGCTGGCCGAGCACTACCTGCGCCGGACCGAGCGGCTGGACGCCCAGCTGGGCGCCTTCATCACGGTCACCCCCGAGCTGGCGCTCGAGCAGGCCAGGGCCGCCGAGCGGGCGGTGCTGAACGCCGACGACCCGCAGCGGCTGCCCGTGCTGCACGGCGTCCCGGTGCCGGTGAAGGACCTGCACTTCGTGGCCGGCGTCCGGTGCACGCTGGGCTCGCGCTCCTACGACCTCACCCCGCTCGGCGACGACAACGTGGTGCAGGCGATGCGGGCCGGCGGCCTGGTCTTCACCGGCAAGACCAACACCCCCGAGTTCGGGCTGCCCTGCTACACCGAGAGCGAGGTGGCGCCGCCGGCCCGCACGCCGTGGGACCTGACTCGTTCGGCCGGCGGCTCCAGCGGTGGGGCGGCGGCCGCGGTCGCCGGCGGGCTGGCCCCGGCGGCGCAGGGCAGCGACGGGGGCGGCTCGATCCGGATCCCGGCCAGCGTGAGCGGGCTGGTCGGGATCAAGACCAGCCGTGGGCGGGTCAGCAACGGCCCGCTGCGCGATGCGGTGGGCGACTTGGCCGTGTGCGGCCCACTGGCCCGGACCGTGGCCGATGCGGCCGCATTGCTGGACGTCATGGCCGTGCCGTTCCCGGGTGACCCCTACGTGGCGCCGCCGCTGCCGCCGGGTGAGACCTTCCTGGGCCACGCGGGTCGGGAGCCGGGGCGGCTGCGCATCGGCCGCTACCATACGCCGGTGATCGTCGACACCGACGTGCACCCGGACTGTGTGGCCGCCTACGACGGGGCCAGCGAGCTGCTCGCGGGGCTCGGGCACGAGGTGGTCGACGTCGCCCCACCGTTCGGGCCCGAGCTGGTGCCCCAGTTCGAGGTGCTGTGGTCGGTGCTGGCGCTGCTCACGCCGGTCGCGCCGGAACAGGAGCCGCTGCTGCTCCCGCTGACCCGCTGGCTGCGCGGTCGCGGCGCCGGCTTCGACGCGATCACCCTCGCCGGCGCGGTGTCCATGATCCGGCTCGCGGCCCGGGCCGCGATGGCGGCCACCGTCGGGTTCGACGCGGTGCTCACGCCCACCCTGGCGCGGCCGCCGGCCCTCGTCGGCGGCCTGCGCGACGACGACGACCCGGCGGCCGACTTCGAGGCGCAGAAGCGGTTCACCCCGTTCACGGCGCCCTACAACCTCACCGGGCAGCCGGCCATCACGCTGCCCCTGCACTGGACCGAGGACAGCCTGCCGATCGGCGTCCAGCTGGTCGGCCGGCAGGGCGGCGAGGCGACGCTCATCGCGCTGGCCGCGCAGCTGGAGGCGGCCCGCCCGTGGCGGCAGCGCACCCCGGCCTGCTGGTGA